Genomic window (Streptomyces sp. NBC_00078):
AAGCGTCCGCCACCCGCAGGTTGCGCACGCCGCGCACCCGGAGCCGTTCGTCCACGACCGACGCCGAGTCGGTCCCCATCCGGCATGTCCCGACCGGGTGGTAGAGGGACTGCGCCGCCTGGACGGCGGCGTGACGGCGGTCCGGGCCGGGGGGCAGCGCCGGTTGTACGGGGGCGCCGGCCTCGGAGGCGAGGGGCTCGGTGGCGAGCACCTCCTCCGCGATGCGCAGCCCGGCGTCCAGGACTCGCCGGTCCTCCGGATCGCTCAGATATCCCGGATCGATCAGCGGCCGGGACAGCGGATCCGCGTCGCGCAGCGCGATCTCGCCGCGGCTTCGCGGCTGGAGCAGTACCACGGCGAGGGTGAATCCGGCGGACTGCGACCGGGTGCGCCCCTCGTCGACGAACTGCCCGGTCAGCAGCACCAGTTCGATGTCCGGGTGCGGCAGCGCCGGGTCGCTGCGCACGAACGCGTACGCCTCGCCGAGGTTGGAGGTGAGCGGACCGCGGCCGTTCGCGCGGAACTGCGCGAACGCGCCCGGAGCACGGCGCGGATCGGGGCCGGGCTCCGCCGCCTCGACCAGCAGCATCGCGGCCAGGTGGTCGCGCAGGTTGCGCCCGACCTCCGGCGCGTCGGCGACCAACTCGATCCCGTGGTCGCGCAGTCGGCCGGCGGGCCCGATCCCGGACAGCATCAGCAGTCGCGGCGAGTCGACGGCCCCCGCGCACAGAATGACCTCGCGGCGGGCCGTCACCGTGACCGGCCTGCCGTCGACGCAGTACCGGACCCCCTCGGCCCGCCGGTCGACGATCTCCACCTTCTGTACGGCCGCTTGGTGGCGCACGACGAGGTTGGGCCGGTGCGCGGCGGGCCGCAGATATCCGTCCGTCGTACTGCGCCGCCGCCCCCCGTGCTGCGTCACCATGGTGTGCCGCACGCCGTCGTACGCCGAGCCGATCTCGTCAGCGGCAAGGGGAATTCCGGCCTTGCCGCAGGCGTCCAGGAAGGCCGAGGTCACCGGGGCCGGATCCGGCAGCCCCGCGATACGCATGGGCGCGCCGTCGTCGCAGCCGATCCGCGACAGCACGGGGCGGACCGCCTCGTAGGACCACTGCGGGCCGGCGAGTTCGCCCCAGCGGTCGTAGTCGGCTCGCTGGCCGGGGACCCACATCATCGCGTTGATCGACGACGAGCCGCCGAGGGTCCTGCCGTGCGGCCAGTACACCCGCCGTCCGGCCAGCCGCTGTTGCGGGGCGGTCTCGTCGGCCCAGTCGACGGCGCTGCCGAACAAGCCGGGGAACAGGGCAGGGACCGCGATCGAGGGCAGGTCGTCGGCCGGTCCCGCCTCAAGCACCAGCACGGTCGTGTCCGGGTCCTCGCTGAGCCGGGCGGCCAGCGGTGCGCCCGCCGCCCCGGCGCCGACGACGACGTAGTCGTACGCCTCGTTCACCGCGGCGTACTCGCCTTGCGGCGGTCCTCGTCGGCGAACTCTTCCTCGAGCCGCTCTGCGACGATGTCGCGCTCGACCTCGCCCGCCGACTCGTTCAGCGCCGACGAGATCGCGCGCAGCCGTCGGCGCGGACGGCTGCTCGCGTACAGCAGGATCTCCTTGACCGGGATGTCGAACAGGTCCGCGGGGTAGGACTTGGCGGCGAAGTCGATCTGCCGCAGCGCATGCGGTATCAGCTCCCGCATGGTGCTCTGGGCGACGTTCCAGTTCTCCGGATCGGCGGCGACGTGACGACGGCAGGTGTAGGTGCCCCACGCCATGTGCCGCCGCTCGTCGTCGCCGATCAGCTCCACGACCCGGCGCATGCCCGGGAAGATCCCCAGTCCGGTGCAGAACCGGTTCCAGGTGTAGTAGCCGGTGAGCGCGAGCGTGCCCTCGACGAGGTGGTTGTACGTGATCGAGGCCCGCACCTGGTTGGCCGGGCTCGGATCGTGGTGCAGCTTCTCCAGCGCCTCCGGCAGGGCGATGCCGAAGATCTCCTGGTAGCCGGGGTTGCCGGTCACCAGCTCGTTGAGATCGTCGTGCAGCCCCACGGCGTCCATCCACCGGCGGAAGACCTCGACGTGCTTGGCCTCCTCGAAGCAGAACTGCGCCAGGTACATCTCGTCACCCAGCCGTCCCTCGGCCGCGACGGCGGACATGAACGGCTGGATGTCCCGGGTGACCGCCTCCTCGCCCGCGACGAACTGGGCGCACATGACCGCCACGGCCTCCTGGGCCTGCGGGGACAGTCCCGCGAAGTCCTCGGCGTCGCGGGTGAAGTCGAGGTCCGCCGGATTCCAGAACCTGCGGTTGCCCTTCGCGAACAGCCGCATGGGCAGCATGTCCCAGTCGATGCCGCCCGCGTTCAACGACGCGTAACCAGTGCGCCGGGCTGGTGAGTCGGTTTCGTTCGTCATGGTTCGTTCCTTTCCGAAGTGCCGGCCTCGCTCAGAGGAGGTCCAGCTGCTTGGCGAGATATCGGCTCCGGCATTCGGCGCGCTTGATCTTGGCGCTGCTGGTGTAGGGCAGTGAACCGGCCGCCAGCAGCACCACCTCGTCCACCCGCACTCCCTGTGCGGACGCGACGGCGGCGACGACCGCCGTCTCGATTTCGGCCGCTTCCACGGGACGGCGCAGCGAGTCCTGCGCGGTCCCCGCCTCCCGCACCACCTGGTACCGGCGCTGCACTTCCGTCAGCACGACCAGCCGTTCCCGGCTGCCGTCGTCGACCGAGAAGGCACAGCACCGGTCCTCGCGCAACGCCGGATGGGCTCCGTGCAGCGCGGCCTCGATGTCGTGCGGGTAGTAGTTGAGTCCGTTGAGGATGATCGCGTCCTTGCGCCGGCCGGTGACGAACACCTGGCCGCCGTGGACGAATCCGAGGTCGCCGGTGGCGAGGAAGCGGAGCCCGGGCTCTTCGGCCAGTTCGATCCCGAACGTCTCGGCGGTCAGCCGCGGCGCGTTCCAGTAACCCTCGCTGACGCTGGGTCCGGCGATGTAGATCTCACCGACCTCGTCCGCGGCGCACACGCGGCGGGTCAGCGGAGCGACGATGCGCAGGCACAGAGTGTCCTGGATCTGCCCGCACCCCACCAGCTCCTGGACGCCGGCGACACCGCGGCCGGCGGCGACCGGAACCACCCGGCCCGCCGCCAGCCGCTCGGCGTCGAAACAGGCGATGACCGGGTCGCGCAGTGCGGGACCGCCGCTGACCATCACCGTCGACTCGGCCAGCCCGTAGCAGGGAAAGAACACGGAGCTGCGGAATCCGGCGGCGGCGAACTTGGCGCTGAAGGCCTCCAGCGTCTTCGGCCGCACCGGCTCGGCGCCCACGCCCGCCAACTCCCACCCGGAAAGGTCGAGTTCGGCGACCTGCTCCTCGGGGACCCGGCGCACCGCGAGTTCGTAGGCGAAGTTCGGCGCGACACTCACCGCCCTGCCGCGGTCCGAAACGGCACGCAGCCAGCTGACGGGACGCTGCACGAAGGCAATCGGCGACATGTGCACGGCCTCGTAGTCGCGGTACAGCGGCGACAGGACTCCGTTGACCAGACCCATGTCGTGGAAGAAGGGGAGGAACAGCACGTTGGGCGCCGGGCGTTCACCGGCGCGCAGCTCGCCTCGATAGGCGTTGGCCCGGATGAGTTCCAGGTTGTGCAGCACGTTGCGATGGGTGAGGGTCACGCCCTTGGGAACACCCGTCGAGCCGGACGAGTACTGCAGATACGCGACCGAGCCCGGCTCGATCTCCGGAGGGCTCCACTTCTCCGCCAGTTCCCGTGCGCCCTCGCCGAGCACCGTGTCCGAGGCGAGACAGACCACGTCGGCCAGCGACGCGACGGCCCGGCCCCCGTCCAGCCGCGTGAGCGCGGACTGCGTGGTCAGGAGCACCCTGGGTTCGGCGCTGCCGCAGACCGCGTCCACCTTGTCGGTCTTCGGTCCGGTGCGGCCGATCTCAACGGGCGGTACGGGTACGGCGATCAGGCCGGCGTACAGGCAGCCGAAGAATCCGACGATGAACTCGAGGCCGGGCGGATACGCCAGCAGAACCCGGTCGCCGGGATCGGCGTGCCGCAGCAGCAGCACCGCCAGTGCCCTGGCGTCGCGGTCCACCGCCTCGGCGGTCAGCGACGCCCCGACCGTGC
Coding sequences:
- a CDS encoding GMC family oxidoreductase, which codes for MNEAYDYVVVGAGAAGAPLAARLSEDPDTTVLVLEAGPADDLPSIAVPALFPGLFGSAVDWADETAPQQRLAGRRVYWPHGRTLGGSSSINAMMWVPGQRADYDRWGELAGPQWSYEAVRPVLSRIGCDDGAPMRIAGLPDPAPVTSAFLDACGKAGIPLAADEIGSAYDGVRHTMVTQHGGRRRSTTDGYLRPAAHRPNLVVRHQAAVQKVEIVDRRAEGVRYCVDGRPVTVTARREVILCAGAVDSPRLLMLSGIGPAGRLRDHGIELVADAPEVGRNLRDHLAAMLLVEAAEPGPDPRRAPGAFAQFRANGRGPLTSNLGEAYAFVRSDPALPHPDIELVLLTGQFVDEGRTRSQSAGFTLAVVLLQPRSRGEIALRDADPLSRPLIDPGYLSDPEDRRVLDAGLRIAEEVLATEPLASEAGAPVQPALPPGPDRRHAAVQAAQSLYHPVGTCRMGTDSASVVDERLRVRGVRNLRVADASVMPEIVRGHTAAPSMLIGERAAELIAAERRG
- a CDS encoding fatty acyl-AMP ligase, translating into MPLESGRWPTLVDMCASRAAEDPGRVYFTYLPDGRTVGASLTAEAVDRDARALAVLLLRHADPGDRVLLAYPPGLEFIVGFFGCLYAGLIAVPVPPVEIGRTGPKTDKVDAVCGSAEPRVLLTTQSALTRLDGGRAVASLADVVCLASDTVLGEGARELAEKWSPPEIEPGSVAYLQYSSGSTGVPKGVTLTHRNVLHNLELIRANAYRGELRAGERPAPNVLFLPFFHDMGLVNGVLSPLYRDYEAVHMSPIAFVQRPVSWLRAVSDRGRAVSVAPNFAYELAVRRVPEEQVAELDLSGWELAGVGAEPVRPKTLEAFSAKFAAAGFRSSVFFPCYGLAESTVMVSGGPALRDPVIACFDAERLAAGRVVPVAAGRGVAGVQELVGCGQIQDTLCLRIVAPLTRRVCAADEVGEIYIAGPSVSEGYWNAPRLTAETFGIELAEEPGLRFLATGDLGFVHGGQVFVTGRRKDAIILNGLNYYPHDIEAALHGAHPALREDRCCAFSVDDGSRERLVVLTEVQRRYQVVREAGTAQDSLRRPVEAAEIETAVVAAVASAQGVRVDEVVLLAAGSLPYTSSAKIKRAECRSRYLAKQLDLL
- a CDS encoding R2-like ligand-binding oxidase, giving the protein MTNETDSPARRTGYASLNAGGIDWDMLPMRLFAKGNRRFWNPADLDFTRDAEDFAGLSPQAQEAVAVMCAQFVAGEEAVTRDIQPFMSAVAAEGRLGDEMYLAQFCFEEAKHVEVFRRWMDAVGLHDDLNELVTGNPGYQEIFGIALPEALEKLHHDPSPANQVRASITYNHLVEGTLALTGYYTWNRFCTGLGIFPGMRRVVELIGDDERRHMAWGTYTCRRHVAADPENWNVAQSTMRELIPHALRQIDFAAKSYPADLFDIPVKEILLYASSRPRRRLRAISSALNESAGEVERDIVAERLEEEFADEDRRKASTPR